From bacterium, a single genomic window includes:
- a CDS encoding thiamine pyrophosphate-dependent enzyme, with amino-acid sequence MEITKELAVKLLKQMMQIRQFEDMIMELLAKNIAEGGSHLYAGMEAVAVGAISVINPDDYITSTHRGHGHAIAKDGDLKALMAEILGKKTGVCKGKGGSLHLADLSKGNLGANGIVGGGLGIATGAGLSIKLQKQNKVVLCFFGDGATNNGIFFECLNMASLWKLPVIYICENNKYAMSVSVERSHAVKDITKKAIAFDIPAENVDGQDVLAVREVVAKWVNYARESKGPSFIVANTYRYYGHSRSDPRVYRTREEEKFWKERDPILIFANKMKEQQILTEEEINAIEEEVRREIEEAVDFAIKSPYPEPEELYTDLYV; translated from the coding sequence ATGGAAATTACAAAAGAACTTGCTGTAAAACTTTTAAAACAGATGATGCAAATAAGGCAGTTTGAAGATATGATAATGGAACTTCTTGCCAAAAATATTGCAGAAGGTGGTTCTCATCTTTATGCAGGAATGGAGGCAGTTGCAGTTGGAGCAATTTCAGTTATAAATCCGGATGACTATATTACAAGTACTCACAGAGGGCATGGTCATGCTATTGCAAAAGATGGTGATTTAAAAGCACTTATGGCAGAAATTCTTGGTAAAAAAACAGGTGTTTGTAAAGGAAAAGGTGGGTCACTACATCTTGCTGACCTTTCAAAAGGAAATTTAGGAGCAAATGGAATAGTAGGAGGAGGGCTTGGAATAGCGACAGGGGCAGGTCTTTCAATTAAACTTCAGAAACAGAATAAAGTGGTTTTATGCTTTTTTGGAGATGGAGCAACAAATAATGGAATATTTTTTGAATGTTTAAATATGGCTTCTTTATGGAAATTACCGGTTATTTATATATGTGAAAATAATAAATATGCAATGAGTGTATCTGTTGAAAGGTCTCATGCTGTAAAGGATATAACAAAAAAAGCAATTGCTTTTGATATACCTGCTGAAAATGTGGATGGACAGGATGTTCTTGCTGTAAGAGAAGTTGTGGCAAAATGGGTAAATTATGCGAGAGAAAGTAAAGGACCAAGTTTTATAGTTGCAAATACATATAGATATTATGGACACAGTAGAAGTGACCCAAGAGTTTACAGAACCAGAGAGGAAGAAAAATTCTGGAAAGAAAGGGACCCGATTTTAATTTTTGCAAATAAAATGAAGGAACAGCAGATTTTAACTGAAGAAGAAATAAATGCAATTGAAGAAGAGGTAAGAAGAGAAATAGAAGAAGCGGTTGATTTTGCAATAAAAAGTCCATATCCAGAACCAGAAGAACTTTATACTGATTTATATGTTTAA